CAATCACCGTGCTGGCACTCATCAGCAGGGCGGCCCATTCCGGGCGCAGCAGGATGCCCAGCGACGGGTACAACACCCCGGCGGCGAAGGGAATGGCCAGCAGGTTGTACCCGGCGGCCCAGAACAGATTCTGTTTGATCTTGCCGCGTACCTGCCGGGCCAGCGTGATGGCCCCGGCCACACTGGCCGGATCGCTGCGGACCAGCACCACATCCGCCGTCTCCACCGCCACGTCTGTTCCTGCGCCGATGGCAATCCCCACCGCGGCCTGTGCCAGCGCGGGGGCATCGTTGACGCCGTCGCCGATCATGGCAACGGCACGGCCCGCATCCTGCAATTTCTTGACCTGGGCTGATTTCTCTTCCGGCAGCACATCGGCGATCACTGTGTCCAGGCCCAGCTCGCGGGCCACCGATTCTGCCGTGCGCCGGTTGTCGCCCGTCAGCATCACGGTCTGGATGCCCAGGTCATGCAGGGCCTGAACCGCCACCTTTGCTGAGGGGCGCACCCGGTCTGCCACCGCCACGACGCCCAGGGGCTGACCGTCCGCGGCGACGAACATGGGGGTCCTGCCGTCTGCGGCCAGGGTCTCTGCTTCCTGGACCAGCGAACCGAGGGCCACGTTTTCCCCGTCCATCAGTTTGCGGTTGCCGATCAGGATGAGTCGGCCTTCTACCCGTGCCGTCACGCCCTGGCCCGACACCGAGTCGAAGTCCTTTGCCTCGCTCAACGCCATGCCCCGTTCCCTCGCCCCAGCGACGATGGCCGCCGCCAAGGGGTGCTGCGAGGGCTGATCGGCAGAGGCGGCCAGGCGCAGAAGTTCGCTCTGGATCACACCGCCTGCGGGCCGCACATCGGTCAGGGCCGGTTTGCCCTCGGTCAACGTACCCGTCTTGTCGAAGACCACGGTGTCGATGCCGGCGGTGGCTTCCAGCGCGCCCGCGTTCTTGAACAGCACCCCTTCCCTGGCGCCCTTGCCCACACCGACGGTGATGGCGGTGGGCGTGGCCAGTGCCAGCGCGTCGGGGCAGGCGATCACGATGGCCGACACCGCTGCCGTCAGCGCAAAGACCACGCTCTGGCCCAGCAGCGTCCAGACGATGAACGCCAGCAGACCGCTGCCGATGGCGACGAACACCAGGTATTTGCCCGCTGTGTCGGCCAGGCGCTGGGCAGGCGCTTTGCTGGCCTGGGCATTTTGCACCAGCGCCACGATGCGGCTCAGCGCGGTGTCTGCCCCGACGGCGGTGGCACGCACCTGAAAGGCTCCGGTCTGGTTGACGGTGCCGCCGGTCACGCGGTCCCCCGCCGCCTTGCCCACCGGCAGCGGCTCGCCGCTGATCATGCTTTCGTCCACGTAGCTCTGTCCCGACGTCACGTCGCCGTCCACCGGCACGCGGTCCCCGGGACGCACGGCCAGGATGTCGCCCACGACGACCTGCGACAGTGGCAGCTCCACCTCCTGGCCGTCCCGGACCACACGGGCGGTGTCGGGGGCCAGTTTGAGCAGGGCCTCCACGGCGCGTCCGGTGGCAAAGCGCGAGCGCATCTCCAGCCAGTGGCCGATCAGCGAGAAGGTGGTCAGCATGGCGGCGGCCTCGAAAAAGACGTCCTGCGACCCCAGGAACACGGTGGCCCACACCGAGTACGTGTAGGAGACCAGGATGCCCAGAGCAATCAGGGTCATCATGTTGGCCTCGCTCCGCCGCAGGGCCCGCCACGCGGCGGAGATGAACGGCCATCCGCCCCACCACACCACCGGCGTCGCCAGAATCAGGCCGAACCAGGCCATGTCCAGCCCGAAGGGCGGCGCATACCGGAAGCCCAGCGCCTCGCCAATCGGGGAGAACAGGACGATGGGAAGGGTCAGAATCAGCGAGACGATGAAACGGCGCAGCATGTCCGCCACCATCGCCTCGCCGTGGCCGGCGTGTTCGTCGTGCCCAGCGTGGGAATCCCCGTGATGGGCATGGTCATGCGCGGCTGGCCCCGCCGGATGACCGGGCTGGGACACCGAGGGTGCGCACTCCTGGCAGGTACAGTCATAGCCCGCCGCATGCAGCCGCTCTTTCAACGCGGCCTCGGTGACGACGGCGGGATCGTACTCCAGGTGGGCCACCCCACGCGTACGGTCCAGATGGGCGTGGTGGACGCCGGTGACATGGGCCAGATCGTTTTCCAGTCCGGCGTACTCGCCCGCGTCGAAACAATCTTTGAACTCCACTTCGAGGACGCGGCGTGACCCCGCCGCGGGCTGATGCTGGTGCGTCATGGGTGGACCTCCGCAGGTCTGTGCCCGGCTGACGGGCCGGGAACCAGGAATTTGGCCGACGTGTGGTGCTGCGCAGGGCCACGTGACAGGTCGAAGCTGGAGCGGAAATTCGCGGGGCGCCCGATTCCCGCCTATCGCAGCCGCATCGTGGTGACGCAGGTATCACTGCCCGCGTGTGTGCTCAGCACACCGCTGGTGGTTTTTCCGCCCGTCTTCAGCGAGACCTGATAGGTCTGGTCGCGGTCGAGCCACACCTCCACAAAGCCGTTGCTCAGGGTCTTCACGGTTCTGTGCATGACCGTTTTGCCCGCCTGGTTCCTGACCAGGATGTTGACGGGAGTGTTCACGAGTTCACCCTGACAGCCGGACATGGAGTGGGTTTTGCAGGAGTGGGTCTGATTCACGTAAGGGGCAATGGCCACCACCATCTGCTCGGAAGGCAGGGCCACGCTGTTCTGCTGCCCGTCGGGGAAGCGGAACACCACCGCCTCGCTGGTCACGTAACTTTGCAGGCCGCCCGCGTTGCGCCATTGGTTCGCCTGGGCCAGAGCCTGGTGCGGCGTCAGACCCCGCAACTGAGCGGGGCTGGGCATGACGGGCTGCGCGGCAGCCAGCAATCCTGCGCTGACCACCGTGAGGAGAAGCGTCGCTGTCGGTGTACTCATGCCCATGACGCTAATGGCGTCCTGTTCAGCTTTCGTAAAGCGCTTTCCGAACCGGTTTGCTTTCAAGCACCAGCTCCGGTGTGCATTTGAGTGGGCAGGACGGTCACCCTGAACGACCCGCTGAAAATGGTCCCCGGTCCTTTCTGCCTCTAGGCTCCTGACGGTCGGGAACGTGCGCCGCATGGCAAACAGGTGCCACAGGCGCTGCGGCCGGGCAGGTCCCGGCTGACCGTTCAGCTCAGCTGCTTCCTGGGGCCGGACCGAGGATCGGGGTTGGTCGGGCTCAGGTTGCCCTTGATCAGGGCCGCTGAACAGGGCTATGAAGACATGGTGGGCCGGGCGTATGGCCGCACCGCAGAGATGGCCGGCAATCCAGCACAGAGGACGAACGGAGGTGTTCAGGGATGAAGACCGGCAGACGGCTGACCCGCACCGAGCGGCGTCTTCCTGAACTGCTGGGAAGCGCACATGCTGGATCAGCCGAGAAGTGATCGGTCGGGACCGAGGACGGCCAGGGCATGATGGTGGGGGACTGAAGTTCTTACGCCCCATCGTGTGGGACGGGGCACGGTGACGCCCACGGAACTTTGCAGCGCTCGGGGCAACCGCTACACCGGGACAGGGGCCACCCCGAACCTGACCCGAACGACGCTGCGTCTGCAGGGTGGCAAGATGTGCAGCCGGTCAAGGCCGTCACCGGAGACATCCGGGGGTACGGCTGGTACGGTGTCTCTTCCGGCGGGGTCAATTCAGACCCGTACCGATTCAGGAGGTTCGCATGACCGACTTTGCCCTCAAGCGCACGTTCGAAGCCGATGTGGACGCCGTTCTCGAACGACTGAAGACTGCACTCTCGGCCGAGGGTCTGGGTGTGCTCTACACCCTCGAATTCAGCGACATCATCGCCGATAAGACCGGACACCAGCTGGCAGGCCGCGTGGTCGGGCTTGGGGTCTGCTCGCCGGACCTTGCCCGACAGGCCCTCGAGCTTGACCCGAACGTCGCCGCCCTGCTGCCCTGTGGCGCGTTTGTGAGCGGAACACAGACCGGCACCGAGGTGGGCTTTCTCGACCCGGTTCTGGCGCTCGGATTGACACAGAACGAGGCGCTCGGCCCGCTCGGAGCCCAGGCCAGCTCGATGCTCCAACGGGTTCTGGACGCGATGTGAACCGGTGAGGTGCGGACTGCCAACCGTTGAATCCCAGGAGTAATGGCATGTTCCGGGCCTCTGAGCCGAGCTGACCGTGCATCTCCACCGTCAGTGGGCGCTGTGCCGGGAACCGACACAAACACCGCAGCGCGGCGAAACTTCCCGAGGAGCCGTGGTCATGGAAGGCACCCGGCCAGATGGCTTCACCGCTGGGCACGACCACATTGCAGGAACCACCAGTGCACAAAGCTGGTGGTCCCTACTGCGGGGAGATCAGCCGCGTCCCTTTTCCTTTCCATTCAGCACCGTCAGTGGTCGTGCCCGTCGTCATGTCCTTCGGCCGCTGCACCCGGGGTCTCTGCCGGCATCACTGCGGGAATGGGAGCCGCAGTCTCCTCGGTCGCCTGCTCGGCGGCACCTTGAGGGGACGGATGGGTCGTGGGAACTGTTCCGGCCTCTGCGCCGTGGGCATGGCCGGCGGGCGTGGCCACGACTTTGGACAGTGCACCCAGGCCTCCGAACAGCAGCGCGGCCACGCCCAGGGTGCCGGCTGTCAGCCGGATGACCTTGCGCCCCAGCGTCAGCCTTTCGCGCACGGCGAACGCCGCCACAGCCAGAAGCAGGCCCACGGGGATCAGGACCGTGGAGTAAAGGGGATTGTCCAGGTAATGCTGGATTCCGCCCGTCATCATGCCGATGCCCACAGAAAGAACGAAGGACACCAGCAGAAACGTGCCCAGTCCGGTCGCGCGCCTGTTTTTCTGAATGACGTACTCCTGCAGGTAGTTTCCGGCCGTGAAACACACCACGCCGACCGCAGCGAGCGTGATGTAGAAGACGGTGTTCTCCCCGAGTCCCAGGTGAACGATTCCACCGGCGATGAAGCTGGTGGACGCCAGCATCAGAAAGTACGCGGTAAAGGGCAAGAGCAGCCGGCTGCGGACCGAGTGCTGGCTGGAGAGAGGGGCTTCCGAGAAAGCGTCGGGGTGGGAGGAGGTCACAAGACCAATTTTGTGGGCCCGCAATTAAGTTTGTGTAAAGTCCGGCCCGAGGTTTCACACCACCCTGACGTAAGACCATCCGCAGCAGTGGCAGTATATGTGCTGAGCCTTCCGCAGACGTAGCTCCGGACCTGCGGTGGTGGACCTGCCGGCGTGCGGTCTCAGGCGAACCGGGCGCCGGCAGGTCCACACGAAACGTCTCCTGCAGGCCACCGGGCCGCAGGAGAACGCTGCTCCATCTTCACTCTTCACTTCAGGTGTACTTGAGGGCTTCCATCAGTTCCTCGACGATCTCGATGCTGTCTCCCCGCTGGTGGGCGGTGGCGACGTGCGCTTCCAGGTGACCGCGCAAGACCACCTCTCCCGCGCCGGACAGGGCGCCCTGCACCGCCTTGATCTGCCGCAGCACATCCACGCAGTAGGCGTCCGGGTCATCCAGCATTCCGACAATGGCGTCAAGGTGTCCACGCGCGATTTTCAGGCGCCGGGAGGCCCGCTTGCGGGCGTCGTCCGGCATGCACAGCCGGTCCGACACGCTGCACGCGGGCGCGGACTCACTGGCGGAGCTGGGCACCGTAGCCTTCGTCCCTGACGGCCGCCACCAGCGCCTGCGGGTCAGCCGGACCCCGCACCTGGGCCGTGCCCTCGGCCAGATTGACCGCGGCGTCCTCGACACCGGGCACCGACTGGAGGGCCTTGGTTACAGCAGTCTGGCAGTGTCCGCAGGTCATGCCGCTCACGATCAATTCCGTCGTCATGACCAGAGCTTATATCCTCCCCCGGAGGGTGTCAAGATGAGGGGTAGCACCGTCCCTGGGCTTTCCGGGCATTAAGGCAAACTCCCACCTGCGAGCCTTGATTCCAGCAGTGGATTTTCCTATATTTGCCTAAATCCCCCCTGGGGGGATAAGGAGAGGTATGACGACGCGCGAACCAACCGTGATTGAAATCGGCGTGCAGGGCATGACCTGTGCAAGTTGCGTGGGCCGGGTGGAGCGGGGCCTGAAAAAGGTGGAGGGGGTCGAGGACGCCGCGGTCAATCTGGCCACCGAACGCGCCCGCGTGCGCTTTGATCCAGCCCGGACCGATGCACGGACATTGATCGCCACCGTGCGCGACGTGGGCTACGAACCCGTCACGGCCGAGCTGGAGTTGCCGATCACCGGGATGACCTGCGCGAACTGTGTGGGCCGGGTGGAGCGCGCCCTGAGCAAGGTGAACGGCGTGCTGAGCGCCAGTGTCAACCTCGCCAGCGAACGTGCCCAGGTGGTTTACCTGCCGGTGGCCACCACCCCCGGCCAGCTGCGCGCCGCGGTGCGTGAAGCCGGATACGAAGTGCTGGAGCAGGAACAGGGTGCGTCGGGTCCGGACACCCAGCAGGCGGCGCGCGAGGCCGAAGTTGCTCACCTGCGCGCCCAGGTGGTCTTCAGCGCGGTCTTCGCCGTGCCGCTGCTGCTGATCGCCATGTTGCCGATGCTGTGGCCGGCCCTGGAGCGCAGCTTGATGGCGTCCATCGGCATGGGCGCGCTGAACTGGATCATGCTGGCGCTGGCCGCGCCGGTTCAGTTCGGTCCCGGACGGCGCTTCTACCGCCTGGGATGGGCCAGCCTGAAGCACCGCAGCCCGGACATGAACGCGCTGGTGATGATCGGCACGTCCGCTGCCTTCTTCTACAGCCTGGTCGTGACCCTGGCTCCACAACTGTTTCCGGTGGGGACCGCCCACGTGTACTACGAAGCGTCCGGCGTGGTGATCACGCTGATCCTGCTGGGCAAATACTTTGAGGCGGTGGCCAAGGGCCGCAGCAGCGCGGCCATGAAAACCCTGCTGTCCCTGCAGCCCAAAGAAGCGCGGGTGCTGCGGGATGATGTGGAACGTCTGTTGCCCGTGGACGA
Above is a window of Deinococcus aerophilus DNA encoding:
- a CDS encoding heavy metal translocating P-type ATPase, giving the protein MTHQHQPAAGSRRVLEVEFKDCFDAGEYAGLENDLAHVTGVHHAHLDRTRGVAHLEYDPAVVTEAALKERLHAAGYDCTCQECAPSVSQPGHPAGPAAHDHAHHGDSHAGHDEHAGHGEAMVADMLRRFIVSLILTLPIVLFSPIGEALGFRYAPPFGLDMAWFGLILATPVVWWGGWPFISAAWRALRRSEANMMTLIALGILVSYTYSVWATVFLGSQDVFFEAAAMLTTFSLIGHWLEMRSRFATGRAVEALLKLAPDTARVVRDGQEVELPLSQVVVGDILAVRPGDRVPVDGDVTSGQSYVDESMISGEPLPVGKAAGDRVTGGTVNQTGAFQVRATAVGADTALSRIVALVQNAQASKAPAQRLADTAGKYLVFVAIGSGLLAFIVWTLLGQSVVFALTAAVSAIVIACPDALALATPTAITVGVGKGAREGVLFKNAGALEATAGIDTVVFDKTGTLTEGKPALTDVRPAGGVIQSELLRLAASADQPSQHPLAAAIVAGARERGMALSEAKDFDSVSGQGVTARVEGRLILIGNRKLMDGENVALGSLVQEAETLAADGRTPMFVAADGQPLGVVAVADRVRPSAKVAVQALHDLGIQTVMLTGDNRRTAESVARELGLDTVIADVLPEEKSAQVKKLQDAGRAVAMIGDGVNDAPALAQAAVGIAIGAGTDVAVETADVVLVRSDPASVAGAITLARQVRGKIKQNLFWAAGYNLLAIPFAAGVLYPSLGILLRPEWAALLMSASTVIVTLNALSLNRVKFVHNRNPQPAPA
- a CDS encoding CueP family metal-binding protein, translated to MSTPTATLLLTVVSAGLLAAAQPVMPSPAQLRGLTPHQALAQANQWRNAGGLQSYVTSEAVVFRFPDGQQNSVALPSEQMVVAIAPYVNQTHSCKTHSMSGCQGELVNTPVNILVRNQAGKTVMHRTVKTLSNGFVEVWLDRDQTYQVSLKTGGKTTSGVLSTHAGSDTCVTTMRLR
- a CDS encoding DUF302 domain-containing protein, with product MTDFALKRTFEADVDAVLERLKTALSAEGLGVLYTLEFSDIIADKTGHQLAGRVVGLGVCSPDLARQALELDPNVAALLPCGAFVSGTQTGTEVGFLDPVLALGLTQNEALGPLGAQASSMLQRVLDAM
- a CDS encoding metal-sensitive transcriptional regulator → MPDDARKRASRRLKIARGHLDAIVGMLDDPDAYCVDVLRQIKAVQGALSGAGEVVLRGHLEAHVATAHQRGDSIEIVEELMEALKYT
- a CDS encoding CopZ family metallochaperone, translating into MTTELIVSGMTCGHCQTAVTKALQSVPGVEDAAVNLAEGTAQVRGPADPQALVAAVRDEGYGAQLRQ